One window from the genome of Yarrowia lipolytica chromosome 1B, complete sequence encodes:
- a CDS encoding uncharacterized protein (Truncated form of YALI0B06556g, similar to uniprot|P40515 Saccharomyces cerevisiae YIL065c FIS1 protein involved in mitochondrial division, similar to Saccharomyces cerevisiae FIS1 (YIL065C); ancestral locus Anc_7.255) encodes MTPTPNSPDCSHFRSNTDLVDIESPLSDEELYVLSQQYNNEGDFVSVQTRFNYAWGLIKSRKVEDQQLGVQILAQVYKDTPSRRRECLYYLAIGSYKLGEYTDARKYCDLLLQIEPDDPQSAKLRQIIEDKLAKEGMIGIAIVGGVIAVGAAVLGAVLSQKKR; translated from the coding sequence ATGACACCTACCCCCAACTCCCCGGACTGCAGCCACTTCCGTTCTAACACAGACCTCGTCGATATCGAGTCTCCGCTCTCGGACGAAGAGCTCTACGTTCTTTCTCAACAGTACAACAACGAGGGCGACTTTGTCTCGGTGCAGACCCGCTTCAACTATGCCTGGGGTCTGATCAAGTCTCGAAAGGTCGAGGACCAGCAGCTGGGAGTGCAGATCCTGGCCCAGGTGTACAAGGACACGCCCTCTCGACGTCGAGAGTGCCTCTACTACCTTGCCATCGGCTCCTACAAGCTTGGCGAATACACAGATGCTCGGAAATACTGCGACCTGTTGCTGCAGATCGAGCCCGATGACCCCCAGAGCGCCAAGCTGCGTCAGATCATCGAggacaagctggccaaggagggcaTGATTGGAATTGCTATTGTGGGAGGAGTCATTGCGGTGGGAGCTGCTGTTCTGGGCGCCGTGTTGAGCCAGAAAAAACGGTGA
- a CDS encoding uncharacterized protein (Compare to YALI0B06666g, no similarity), which produces MSSVMSNNSPSTAATSEFYDDALHTNTVTLKVQCGGTSGTVETQIEALNGRLDQLISGLNSLKGDNMVAVSALSSNMMYLEKQTELMVSYREQQETERANFEQKLVHMVESAVETQFEKQQARLDRVFHDQLNSFGAALLKEQQQALGEQQTLYSSCNNENIQSGESTPAPMLSQIMNSVQTVASETQILRGELVMEMKMYQQQLLELIQNNLGCFLQQLDGIDTPVVPQNPDLTYRSRFSDASGASGGTFRHYPSEQDDPIHSFTSLESPHRFEDPISSPSNSACRPRDSNISNALFSNPRTPPRVPNKEDKTASDISMQDASNGNMSTNGFLASSSDLNICSAVTPYDPDNGGPSEISEMEIFVRNITTRKSEGGSFQTTEQDRKFLTKVSRLFKPKR; this is translated from the coding sequence ATGTCTTCTGTCATGTCCAACAATTCTCCCTCGACAGCAGCGACCTCGGAGTTTTACGATGACGCCCtacacacaaacaccgtCACGCTCAAAGTGCAATGTGGAGGCACAAGCGGAACGGTCGAGACTCAGATCGAAGCTCTGAATGGCCGCTTGGACCAACTTATCAGCGGCCTGAACTCCCTCAAGGGCGACAATATGGTGGCAGTCTCGGCCCTATCGTCCAACATGATGTATCTCGAGAAACAGACGGAGCTCATGGTTTCGTATCGCGAACAGCAAGAGACCGAGAGAGCCAATTTCGAACAGAAATTGGTGCATATGGTGGAGTCCGCAGTCGAGACTCAGTTTGAAAAACAGCAGGCCCGACTGGATCGCGTCTTTCACGACCAACTGAACTCGTTTGGAGCAGCTCTGCTGAAAGAACAACAGCAGGCACTAGGAGAACAACAGACATTGTACTCCTCTTGCAACAATGAAAATATACAATCAGGTGAATCCACGCCCGCTCCAATGCTCTCGCAAATCATGAATTCAGTGCAAACCGTGGCTTCTGAAACACAAATTCTGCGAGGAGAACTGGTCATGGAAATGAAAATGTACCAGCAACAGCTCCTGGAGTTGATCCAGAACAACCTGGGTTGCTTCCTTCAACAACTTGACGGTATAGACACTCCGGTAGTGCCTCAGAATCCCGACCTGACCTACCGGTCTCGTTTCAGTGACGCCTCTGGCGCCTCGGGAGGGACATTTCGACACTACCCTTCTGAACAAGATGACCCCATCCATTCATTCACTTCATTGGAATCTCCACACAGATTTGAAGATCCCATTTCTTCACCAAGCAACTCGGCCTGCCGACCTCGTGACTCAAACATCTCCAATGCTCTTTTCTCCAACCCCAGAACTCCACCCCGGGTGCCCAACAAAGAAGACAAGACCGCCTCCGATATCTCCATGCAGGATGCCAGCAACGGAAACATGTCAACCAATGGCTTTTTAGCCTCGTCCTCTGACCTCAACATCTGCTCCGCCGTCACTCCGTATGATCCCGATAATGGTGGCCCTTCTGAAATCTCCGAAATGGAGATCTTTGTCAGAAATATAACAACAAGGAAATCAGAAGGAGGCTCTTTCCAAACCACTGAACAAGATCGCAAGTTTCTCACCAAAGTGTCACGGCTGTTCAAGCCCAAAAGGTGA
- a CDS encoding uncharacterized protein (Compare to YALI0B06600g, similar to uniprot|P38138 Saccharomyces cerevisiae YBR229c ROT2 glucosidase II catalytic subunit singleton): MKTTLVALLLLALFVASCEAVTRGAFKTCDQNSFCKRNRHYADQVAHLQSFSNPYEVTKVSIGKGEASVSIVKSVPKAKSVPLSLKLSVLASGGVRVTLDEPNRAKINNVVSSKRYDASHWAFNGEPAIDTSAQITDYEHTIEAIYGDKTKAVLNKKTLQLDVYRNDKLEVSVNKRHLLNMEHLRSESDNDKHLSSYEIADGMFKEEFGGHPDSKPKGPESVALDFEFPGYNHVYGIPEHADRLSLRSTRGRSEGDHTEPYRLYNVDILEYETDSPMPMYGAIPFLQARKPGSSAGVFWVNAADTYIDIQKEASHTDTHWISESGTLDFIVFVGKTPEDIVTQYGSITGFTTLPPISATAYHQCRWNYNTQDDVLEVHANFDKYDIPYDTIWLDVEYTQAKKYFTWNRDVFPDPGYMLGQLDKTCRKLTVIIDPHIKLEEGYKVYDALKQKGLYVKSNSGDAYEGDCWPGKSVWIDTTNPAAAEFWKSMHAKEPQGIAAEADNMFFWNDMNEPSVFNGPETSILRDTVHYGGYENRDVHNAFGMSMINATFAALTARNPAVRPFILTRSFFSGTQRTAAMWTGDNEASWEYLQIATPMVLTQNVAGMPFAGADVGGFFGNPAPELLTRWYQAGLFYPFFRAHAHIDTKRREPWLAEEEHIDYLRNAIRLRYQLLPSIYTAFRQASVSGAPILKPLFYVAPNNPDAYARDDSFFVGNTGLLVHPVVHEGATSVNMFIPDEEVYYDFHSSQLVHKKNDKGFELEYKANIDTIPILQRGGHIYARRDRIRRSSELMLMDPVTLVVNANSMWDAEGELYLDDGKGYGYKNGDFIHMKFNFDGQVLKASSLNPDPKSFDFVHKAIDIPIEKIIVNSPEMLTVGCTVRQAGRDWNPKYETKQIGATHQTIIHNPGLAVGLPWAMSFS, encoded by the coding sequence ATGAAAACGACGTTAGTAgcgctgctgttgctggctctgtttgtggccaGCTGCGAGGCGGTGACGCGAGGAGCGTTCAAGACGTGCGACCAAAACTCGTTCTGCAAGCGAAACCGACACTATGCCGACCAGGTGGCCCATCTCCAGAGCTTCTCCAACCCCTACGAGGTCACCAAGGTGTCAATTGGCAAGGGCGAGGCGTCTGTGTCGATCGTCAAGTCCGTGCCCAAGGCCAAGTCCGTGCCCCTGTCTCTCAAGCTGTCTGTGCTGGCGTCTGGAGGCGTGCGAGTGACTCTGGATGAGCCCAACCGggccaagatcaacaacgTGGTCTCCAGCAAACGATACGACGCCTCCCACTGGGCCTTCAATGGCGAGCCCGCCATCGACACCAGCGCCCAGATTACCGACTACGAACACACCATCGAGGCTATCTACGgcgacaagaccaaggccgTGCTCAACAAAAAGACCCTGCAGCTGGATGTCTACAGAAACGACAAACTGGAGGTGTCTGTCAACAAGCGACATTTGCTAAACATGGAACATCTTCGATCCGAGTCCGACAACGACAAGCATCTCAGCTCGTATGAAATCGCCGACGGCATGTTtaaggaggagtttggaggCCATCCCGACTCCAAACCCAAGGGACCCGAGTCTGTGGCCCTTGATTTCGAGTTCCCCGGCTACAACCACGTGTACGGAATCCCCGAGCATGCCGACCGGCTGTCTCTGCGGTCTACTCGAGGCCGGAGCGAGGGTGACCATACCGAGCCCTACCGACTCTACAATGTTGATATTCTAGAATACGAGACCGACTCACCCATGCCCATGTACGGAGCTATTCCTTTTCTGCAGGCCCGGAAACCGGGCTCTTCCGCTGGTGTTTTTTGGGTCAATGCTGCTGACACATACATTGACATTCAGAAGGAGGCTTCTCACACAGACACCCACTGGATCTCCGAGTCCGGCACTCTTGATTTTATTGTGTTTGTTGGCAAGACCCCCGAAGACATTGTTACTCAGTACGGCAGCATCACTGGCTTCACCACCCTTCCCCCCATTTCTGCTACTGCCTACCACCAGTGCCGATGGAACTACAACACCCAGGACGACGTTCTGGAGGTGCACGCCAACTTTGACAAGTACGACATTCCCTACGACACCATTTGGCTAGATGTGGAGTACACCCAGGCCAAAAAGTACTTCACCTGGAACAGAGATGTGTTCCCCGACCCTGGATACAtgcttggccagcttgacAAGACCTGTCGAAAGTTGACTGTCATCATTGACCCCCACATCAAGCTCGAGGAGGGTTACAAGGTCTACGACGCACTCAAACAGAAGGGTTTGTACGTGAAATCCAACTCTGGAGACGCCTATGAGGGAGACTGCTGGCCCGGCAAGTCTGTGTGGATCGACACTACGAACcccgctgctgccgagtTCTGGAAGTCGATGCACGCCAAGGAGCCCCAGGGAATTGCTGCCGAGGCCGACAATATGTTCTTCTGGAACGATATGAACGAGCCCTCAGTTTTCAACGGTCCTGAGACCTCCATTCTGCGAGATACTGTCCATTACGGTGGCTACGAGAACCGAGACGTGCACAACGCCTTTGGTATGTCAATGATCAACGCCACCTTCGCTGCTCTGACTGCTCGAAACCCCGCCGTTCGGCCTTTCATTCTCACCCGGTCTTTCTTCTCTGGAACCCAGCGAACTGCCGCTATGTGGACTGGTGACAACGAGGCTTCGTGGGAATACCTTCAGATTGCCACCCCCATGGTTCTCACGCAAAACGTAGCTGGTATGCCTTTTGCTGGAGCTGATGTTGGTGGTTTCTTTGGTAACCCTGCTCCTGAGCTTCTTACTCGATGGTACCAAGCCGGACTCTTCTACCCCTTTTTCCGAGCCCATGCCCACATTGATACCAAGCGGCGAGAGCCCTGGCTGGCAGAAGAGGAGCACATTGATTATCTTCGAAACGCCATCCGTCTGCGGTATCAGTTGCTGCCCTCTATCTACACTGCGTTCCGACAAGCGTCCGTTTCTGGAGCTCCCATTCTCAAGCCTCTCTTCTACGTGGCCCCTAACAACCCCGACGCCTATGCCCGTGACGACTCTTTCTTTGTTGGAAACACTGGTCTTCTTGTGCACCCTGTTGTTCATGAGGGCGCTACTTCTGTCAACATGTTCATTCCCGATGAGGAGGTGTACTACGACTTCCACTCGTCTCAGCTAGTACATAAGAAGAATGACAAGGGTTTCGAGCTCGAGTACAAGGCCAACATTGACACTATTCCAATTCTGCAGCGAGGAGGCCACATTTACGCTCGACGAGACCGAATCCGACGGTCTTCCGAGCTCATGCTCATGGATCCCGTGACATTGGTGGTGAACGCCAACTCAATGTGGGATGCTGAGGGAGAGCTGTACCTCGATGATGGAAAGGGATACGGCTACAAGAACGGCGACTTCATCCACATGAAGTTCAACTTTGACGGCCAGGTGCTAAAGGCCTCGTCTCTCAACCCCGACCCCAAGTCCTTTGATTTTGTGCACAAGGCCATTGATATCCCCATTGAGAAGATCATTGTCAACTCGCCGGAGATGCTCACGGTTGGATGCACCGTACGACAGGCAGGGCGGGACTGGAACCCCAAGTACGAGACCAAGCAGATTGGTGCTACTCACCAGACCATTATTCATAACCCAGGTCTGGCTGTTGGTCTCCCTTGGGCCATGTCCTTCTCTTAA
- a CDS encoding uncharacterized protein (Compare to YALI0B06534g, similar to uniprot|O95777 Homo sapiens U6 snRNA- associated Sm-like protein LSm8) gives MSALSGYINKPVTVITTDGRLILGILQGYDQATNVILSNTRERVITPDEPTEVVDLGLYMLRGDCIACVGETDLELDGSIQWGEVRGEELGDTRGNR, from the coding sequence ATGTCAGCTCTGAGTGGATACATCAACAAGCCCGTGACGGTGATCACGACGGACGGCCGGCTGATTTTGGGAATCCTGCAGGGCTACGACCAGGCTACCAACGTCATCTTGTCCAACACTCGAGAGAGAGTCATCACTCCAGATGAGCCGACCGAAGTGGTGGATTTGGGTCTATACATGCTGCGAGGCGACTGTATAGCATGTGTAGGAGAGACGGATCTGGAGCTAGACGGCTCGATACAATGGGGTGAGGTCAGAGGTGAGGAGTTGGGCGATACGAGAGGCAATCGGTAG
- a CDS encoding mitochondrial 37S ribosomal protein uS13m (Compare to YALI0B06578g, similar to Saccharomyces cerevisiae SWS2 (YNL081C); ancestral locus Anc_2.213, similar to uniprot|P53937 Saccharomyces cerevisiae Putative mitochondrial 40S ribosomal protein YNL081C) produces MVVHIMGKRFQNTWKVSYGLSQQVFGVGPFQAKRLCAKIGLYPGMRMGELTQGDIMAIVKELSTNVTIESDLAKKINADIERKRKTGSYVGRRHVMGMPVKGQKTRTNGKNARRFNRVPRRHFGSVSEALGSLANEYKAAPGAEAKGIMGFLSKFW; encoded by the exons ATGGTGGTTCATATTATGGGAAAGCGGTTCCAGAACACCTGGAAGGTTTCT TACGGACTGTCTCAGCAAGTGTTCGGCGTGGGTCCGTTCCAGGCCAAGCGGCTATGTGCCAAGATTGGCCTGTATCCTGGCATGCGAATGGGCGAGCTCACCCAGGGCGACATCATGGCAATTGTCAAGGAGCTGTCAACCAATGTGACCATCGAGTCCGacctggccaagaagatcaacgCCGACATTGAGCGAAAGCGAAAGACCGGCTCGTACGTCGGTCGACGACACGTCATGGGTATGCCCGTCAAGGGCCAGAAGACTCGAACCAACGGAAAGAACGCCCGACGGTTCAACCGAGTGCCCCGACGACACTTTGGCTCCGTTTCCGAAGCTCTCGGCTCACTGGCCAACGAGTACAAGGCTGCCCCTGgagccgaggccaagggcATCATGGGATTCCTATCCAAGTTTTGGTAA
- a CDS encoding uncharacterized protein (Compare to YALI0B06512g, similar to uniprot|Q9Y8F5 Emericella nidulans Drug resistance protein MdrA, similar to Saccharomyces cerevisiae TOF1 (YNL273W); ancestral locus Anc_1.79): MEEVDRLVTASITSIVSALGGCDLASEDASYVLGEEALACLKDVKQWLRAFDEKLGRSDVAKCIASTTLVVSDIPSILSTWNTQSEAGQASTKMDRVALACLEILVPLLWPIEINDETPDNVVASADLLRQAQIRYKRALLGHPSKSILKAVVRLCIPSVAKSKADRDQRDIGIMKLVVFFIRNMLAIDPMEANGKTDDINRSATLEAFENQGVLDLMLTLGSCTGYDIVGVDLPLLDSLYQMVKGLDVVEIFETSPNEPDNQLKNLLDTERRNKPVGSSRHSRFASTMTVLHNGSKISVTGPTASIEKSLEKFDKSKQPGRRLTKPTTGVWEVPVFVGHSAKRYIRVFSELFNDSAFNPLMQTVRKALEQEDDIGPAFKHYLVVLKWFLGVEMHRKTPDFGLIASVVNQEAFIIIMRSIRQGVQAKNWTMVKTAMDSFKTTLVVVNLMSDEEVASNIKARLFYEEEYLTMLADLTRRWALPLTFLQSAVDMTHTLIKTLESFTKANTTLYVRRRRLRAQKKADDTGNVEDLESLPGEEHESAIESRERKFNFSSFESRYFHEDTFTTYRMVLSSFQQLDNCYLGWCLKFLDRAFNKRKCRVMLFRLDYLQLFRTMVKELNSSNPWRKPFEHFFKKYMRQMIPMMKERPCLMVEVIFAKIPGTLHYLESGEEKPVRELKERTSKFVYEFTEGDDIPEERKVCILVASLLDEEKKQLVEWFIDELDSLLRARTGDTQVLNPPKATDELNVPKSIDEDDKFRLLMELVGFTLSRIPKSSVGCKTLCSLPGEVSRADIERATGWLKQWYSTPVDFEPFNMIKRVRRDDKERRGAGGDKEGSQDAEEDDELPLFLASDSEDDIENINDEMFAPVPKEKQQKTKQKLKRKGTSKSTREREKQRDYTAKTTIDIPMSYKSADFIGASDDDSDDERDRKFFEKENELREELRKAEPTINLEEKVDKAFKRQYAYVSDGEEEPLSETESHKQYREKVDEDRDDLSHMAERENRQYDFGDEGHDSDNLEIIDDDSKSPVAAEGTTSSQPIRKRRIVDDSDDE, translated from the coding sequence CCACTCTTGTGGTCAGCGACATCCCCTCGATTCTGTCCACTTGGAACACACAAAGCGAAGCTGGCCAGGCGTCCACAAAGATGGACAGAGTGGCTCTGGCGTGTCTGGAGATTCTCGTTCCTCTTCTTTGGCCCATAGAGATAAATGACGAGACACCGGACAACGTGGTTGCATCAGCTGATCTGCTCAGACAGGCCCAGATCAGATACAAGCGcgctcttcttggccaccCCAGCAAGAGCATTTTGAAGGCGGTCGTTCGACTTTGTATCCCTTCAGTGGCCAAATCCAAGGCGGACCGAGACCAAAGAGACATTGGAATCATGAAGCTGGTTGTGTTCTTCATTCGAAACATGCTGGCCATTGATCCCATGGAAGCAAACGGAAAGACCGACGATATCAACCGATCTGCTACCCTGGAGGCATTTGAGAACCAGGGAGTACTCGATCTCATGCTAACCTTAGGATCCTGCACCGGCTACGACATTGTTGGAGTCGATCTGCCTCTGCTGGACTCCCTTTACCAGATGGTCAAGGGGTTGGATGTTGTCGAAATCTTTGAAACCTCGCCCAATGAGCCCGAcaaccagctcaagaacctTCTGGACACCGAGAGACGCAACAAGCCGGTGGGCTCATCCCGACATTCACGATTCGCATCTACCATGACAGTCCTGCACAACGGTTCGAAAATCAGCGTGACAGGACCTACAGCGTCCATTGAGAAGAGTTTGGAGAAGTTTGACAAGTCCAAGCAGCCCGGAAGACGGCTCACAAAACCCACTACAGGTGTCTGGGAAGTGCCTGTGTTTGTCGGCCATTCTGCTAAGCGCTACATTCGTGTTTTCTCCGAGCTATTCAACGACTCTGCATTCAACCCTCTCATGCAGACCGTGCGAAAGGCTTTGGAGCAGGAAGACGATATTGGCCCTGCTTTTAAGCATTATCTGGTTGTGCTCAAGTGGTTCCTGGGAGTCGAAATGCACAGAAAGACGCCAGATTTCGGTCTCATTGCCTCTGTCGTGAACCAGGAAGCATTCATTATTATCATGCGGTCCATTCGTCAGGGAGTCCAGGCCAAAAACTGGACCATGGTGAAAACTGCCATGGATTCATTCAAAACCACGCTGGTTGTGGTAAACCTGATGTctgacgaggaggtggcGTCAAACATCAAGGCCAGGCTGTTCTACGAAGAGGAGTATTTAACAATGCTGGCCGATCTTACCAGACGGTGGGCGCTGCCGTTGACCTTCCTACAATCGGCAGTGGACATGACGCATACCCTGatcaagactctggagagcttcaccaaggccaaTACCACTCTCTATGTTCGCCGACGGCGTCTCAGGGCACAAAAGAAGGCAGATGACACTGGCAACGTGGAGGATTTGGAGAGCCTACCTGGGGAGGAGCACGAGTCTGCGATTGAGTCTCGGGAACGAAAGTTCAACTTCTCGAGTTTTGAGAGCCGGTACTTCCACGAGGATACATTCACAACATACCGAATGGTCTTGTCCTcgttccagcagctggacaaCTGCTATCTTGGCTGGTGTCTCAAGTTTCTGGACCGGGCCTTCAACAAGCGCAAATGCCGAGTCATGTTGTTTCGACTGGACTATTTGCAGTTGTTTCGAACCATGGTGAAGGAGCTGAACAGCAGTAACCCCTGGCGCAAGCCGTTCGAGCACTTTTTCAAAAAGTACATGCGTCAAATGATCCCCATGATGAAAGAGCGTCCATGTCTGATGGTGGAGGTAATCTTTGCCAAGATCCCGGGAACTCTCCATTACCTCGAGAGCGGTGAAGAAAAGCCTGTTAGGGAGTTGAAGGAAAGAACCTCCAAGTTTGTCTACGAGTTCACCGAGGGAGATGACATTCCTGAAGAGCGCAAGGTGTGCATTCTTGTGGCCTCACTACTGGATGAGGAAAAGaagcagctggtggagtggTTCATTGATGAGCTGGATTCTCTGCTGAGGGCGCGAACGGGTGATACTCAGGTTCTGAATCCTCCCAAGGCCACTGACGAGCTCAATGTTCCCAAGAGCATTgatgaggacgacaagTTCCGACTGTTGATGGAGCTTGTGGGATTCACTCTGAGCCGGATTCCCAAGTCTTCTGTTGGTTGCAAAACTCTCTGTTCTCTTCCTGGGGAGGTCTCCCGGGCTGACATCGAGCGTGCTACTGGTTGGTTAAAGCAGTGGTACTCTACTCCTGTAGACTTTGAGCCCTTTAACATGATCAAGCGAGTGAGACGAGATGATaaggagagaagaggtgcTGGAGGGGACAAGGAGGGTAGTCAGGATGCcgaggaagatgacgaGCTGCCACTGTTCCTCGCGTCTGACTCTGAGGACGACATTGAGAACATCAACGACGAGATGTTTGCTCCTGTCCCCAaagagaagcagcagaagactAAACAGAAGCTCAAGAGAAAGGGCACCTCCAAATCTACCCGGGAACGCGAGAAGCAAAGGGATTACACTGCGAAGACTACCATTGACATCCCAATGTCGTACAAGTCTGCTGATTTCATCGGTGCTTCGGACGATGACTCAGACGACGAGCGAGACCGCAAGTTCTTTGAGAAGGAAAACGAGCTGCGAGAAGAGCTTCGAAAGGCAGAACCGACAATCAATCTTGAAGAGAAGGTCGATAAGGCGTTCAAGCGACAGTACGCTTATGTGTCtgatggagaggaggagcctcTGTCTGAAACGGAGTCCCACAAGCAGTATAGGGAGaaggtggacgaggatAGGGATGATCTAAGTCATATGGCTGAGAGGGAGAACCGGCAGTATGACTTTGGTGACGAGGGCCATGACTCCGACAATCTGGAGATCATTGACGATGACAGCAAGAGTCCTGTGGCTGCTGAGGGAACCACTTCTTCTCAACCAATTAGAAAGAGAAGAATCGTGGATGATTCGGACGATGAGTAG
- a CDS encoding uncharacterized protein (Compare to YALI0B06688g, no similarity), which yields MLASPFEPQASFDSSSSRDSWRDSWRSSQSGSVNLQNEPGREYRGLVDTAELFDFTFKPLQCSDSFNTAAANNSQRRFRLMPSSMKVQPLRVNKSAIRPSKTPTGNPMSAWSDSDDSESDYETNNSICDSDTDVEGCQCLPKYAGLPILDSPKSQSSEFTVQALKPVLPTKPVPNHPTTTHKRGPRGHLKTPMLSPSETVMERYAPLEWSDAARDALKIALDKRQRVMEDAGVSHFIQIEALHNCLKDVAFGVSLRETV from the coding sequence ATGTTGGCCTCTCCATTTGAACCCCAGGCCAGCTTTgactcgtccagctcgAGGGACTCTTGGAGAGACTCGTGGCGAAGTTCGCAGTCCGGCAGCGTTAATCTCCAGAACGAACCGGGGCGGGAGTACCGGGGACTGGTGGACACTGCGGAGCTCTTCGACTTCACTTTCAAGCCACTCCAGTGCTCCGACAGTTTCAATACTGCGGCGGCCAACAATTCCCAGCGTCGATTCCGACTCATGCCGTCGTCCATGAAGGTCCAGCCCCTGAGAGTCAACAAGTCCGCCATTCGGCCCTCCAAAACGCCCACGGGCAACCCCATGTCGGCCTGGTCCGACTCAGACGACAGCGAAAGCGACTACGagaccaacaacagcatATGTGACTCCGACACTGATGTGGAGGGCTGTCAGTGTCTACCAAAGTACGCCGGTCTTCCCATTCTCGACAGTCCCAAGTCCCAGTCGTCTGAGTTCACCGTCCAGGCGCTCAAGCCCGTTCTGCCGACCAAGCCCGTCCCAAACcaccccaccaccacccacaaaCGCGGCCCCAGGGGCCACCTGAAAACACCCATGTTGTCGCCCTCAGAAACGGTCATGGAGCGATACGCACCGCTGGAGTGGTCCGACGCGGCCCGTGACGCGCTCAAAATCGCGCTTGACAAGCGCCAACGCGTCATGGAAGACGCCGGAGTCTCGCATTTCATCCAGATCGAGGCGCTGCACAATTgtctcaaggacgtggcGTTTGGAGTCAGTCTGAGAGAGACTGTCTAG